The Bacillota bacterium genome has a window encoding:
- a CDS encoding NAD-dependent deacylase, translating to MSRGVFELAELISGAKRCVVLTGAGISTESGIPDFRSPGTGLWSQVDPMAVLSATAFVTRTEAFYRFILKLFEMLRAVEPNAGHRALAALERMSVIDTIVTQNIDGLHQRAGSRRALEVHGNMRTCTCVRCGKTYDLGAALNAVRAGGLPRCDLCGALVKPDVVLFEDPLPPDFFLAQRAVAESDLLIAVGSSLEVAPVCYLPELASRLAIINLTPTGYDGRADVVIHAKAGPTLAALVDAVRMGSGGNAPSESGG from the coding sequence GTGTCTCGAGGGGTCTTCGAACTGGCTGAACTGATATCAGGTGCGAAGAGATGTGTCGTCCTGACGGGAGCCGGCATATCCACAGAGAGTGGGATTCCCGATTTCCGCAGCCCCGGCACTGGGCTGTGGAGCCAGGTCGACCCGATGGCAGTGCTGTCCGCTACCGCCTTCGTAACCAGGACTGAAGCCTTCTACCGGTTCATTCTCAAGCTCTTCGAAATGCTGCGAGCCGTTGAGCCGAATGCGGGGCATAGAGCCCTCGCGGCGCTCGAACGAATGAGCGTCATCGATACCATAGTCACTCAGAACATAGATGGCCTCCATCAGCGCGCCGGTTCGCGCCGTGCTCTCGAGGTGCACGGCAACATGAGGACGTGCACGTGCGTGAGATGCGGGAAGACATACGACTTGGGGGCGGCGCTCAACGCCGTGAGGGCTGGGGGACTCCCGAGGTGCGATCTGTGCGGGGCGCTGGTCAAGCCGGACGTGGTGCTCTTCGAAGACCCTCTTCCCCCGGACTTCTTTCTCGCCCAGCGCGCCGTGGCGGAATCGGACCTTCTCATCGCCGTTGGATCAAGCCTTGAAGTGGCGCCGGTGTGCTATCTCCCTGAGCTGGCGTCCCGCCTTGCCATCATAAACCTGACTCCGACGGGCTACGACGGCAGGGCGGATGTGGTCATTCACGCCAAGGCCGGGCCAACCCTTGCGGCGTTGGTGGATGCGGTACGCATGGGAAGTGGTGGGAACGCTCCTTCGGAGAGCGGGGGATAG
- a CDS encoding dicarboxylate/amino acid:cation symporter → MKRQRLVMYIFTGFLLGIVAGLILGPKAEWLKPFGTFFIRLLSMLVVPLIFSTLAVGVTGVGGVKLGRMMLKTFFYYYATAICSVIIGLLLANAFNLGAGLSLGELAKVERQLPPPFSQIVLELVPTNVVDAAARGNALQIIFFSIVFGVAMGMAGQAAEPIRKAIEGVAEAMYRVVDIVLYYAPVGAFALIAWTVGNFGVKVLAPFALLIFVVYLGCILQVGIVYSAFLRFIGGIKPLRYLYRIREAALVAFTTCSSSGTLPVTLRVVQEAGVSKATAGFVLPMGATVNMDGTGLYQAVCAVFLANAFGVHLGFSQYVVLAVTAILASIGTAGVPGSGLIMLTMVLSAIGVPIEGLALIAGIDRILDMARTCVNVVDDTVAAALVAVTEKENVDPDMLVRRAPSAPAARA, encoded by the coding sequence GTGAAGAGGCAACGGCTGGTGATGTACATATTCACTGGGTTCTTGCTCGGAATCGTTGCGGGGCTGATCCTAGGGCCCAAGGCCGAGTGGCTGAAACCGTTCGGGACGTTCTTCATAAGGCTGCTCTCAATGCTCGTGGTGCCTCTCATCTTCAGCACCCTCGCCGTGGGGGTGACGGGAGTCGGCGGAGTCAAGCTCGGCAGGATGATGCTGAAGACTTTCTTCTACTACTACGCCACGGCTATCTGCTCTGTCATAATCGGACTGCTTCTTGCGAACGCGTTCAACCTCGGCGCCGGCTTGAGCCTTGGTGAGCTCGCGAAGGTGGAGCGGCAGCTGCCACCGCCTTTTTCGCAGATAGTCCTCGAACTCGTCCCCACCAATGTCGTTGACGCGGCTGCGCGCGGAAACGCCCTTCAGATCATCTTCTTCTCCATCGTGTTCGGGGTGGCGATGGGCATGGCTGGCCAGGCCGCAGAGCCGATAAGGAAAGCCATCGAAGGTGTTGCCGAGGCCATGTACCGGGTGGTAGATATCGTCCTCTACTACGCGCCAGTGGGTGCGTTCGCGCTCATCGCCTGGACCGTCGGCAACTTCGGAGTGAAGGTGCTCGCGCCGTTTGCACTGCTGATCTTCGTCGTCTATCTGGGTTGCATCCTTCAGGTAGGGATCGTTTACTCGGCGTTCCTCCGGTTCATAGGTGGCATCAAGCCGCTGCGCTATCTCTACCGGATTCGGGAGGCCGCGCTCGTGGCGTTCACTACGTGCTCGAGCTCAGGGACCCTGCCGGTGACGCTGAGAGTGGTGCAGGAGGCGGGCGTCTCCAAGGCAACCGCCGGGTTTGTGCTGCCGATGGGCGCTACCGTCAACATGGACGGAACCGGGCTCTATCAAGCGGTGTGCGCCGTGTTTCTGGCCAACGCCTTTGGCGTGCACCTGGGGTTCTCGCAGTACGTCGTGCTTGCGGTCACTGCGATCCTCGCGTCCATCGGGACGGCGGGAGTGCCGGGGTCAGGGCTCATCATGCTGACCATGGTGCTGAGCGCCATCGGCGTTCCCATCGAAGGTCTAGCTCTCATCGCGGGGATCGACAGGATTCTGGACATGGCGCGGACCTGCGTGAACGTCGTCGACGACACGGTTGCGGCTGCCCTAGTGGCCGTCACTGAGAAAGAGAACGTGGACCCGGACATGCTGGTGAGGCGCGCTCCGTCGGCGCCCGCCGCGAGAGCGTGA
- a CDS encoding rod shape-determining protein, with the protein MARNGYSFFVRDMAIDLGTANSLVYVTRRGVVMFEPSVVAIEEVSGEVLAVGNEAKQMIGRTPGAIRAVRPLKQGVIANFEMTKHLLRYLIKRGCRGRALVRPRVIVSVPADVTEVERRAVIDATIEAGARAAFLIEEPVAAAIGVGLPVQEPTGSMVVDVGGGMTNAAVISLGGIVSGCSVRVGGDDMDEAIVRHVRRNYNLMIGERTAEDVKIGIGSVWPLEEELSMEVRGRDYVTGLPKSIILASQEVREALSEPMAAIAAGVRSTLENTPPELIGDVIDKEIVVTGGGALLRGIDRYISKETGMPVRCADNPLMSVVMGAGKALEEIDLLERVANASRRGR; encoded by the coding sequence GTGGCGCGTAACGGGTACAGCTTTTTTGTGCGCGACATGGCGATAGACTTAGGCACGGCGAACTCGCTCGTGTACGTGACAAGACGCGGCGTGGTCATGTTTGAACCGTCGGTGGTGGCTATCGAAGAGGTCAGCGGCGAGGTGCTGGCCGTGGGCAACGAGGCCAAGCAGATGATCGGCAGAACGCCGGGAGCCATCCGGGCGGTGCGTCCTCTGAAACAGGGCGTGATCGCGAATTTCGAGATGACCAAGCACCTCCTTCGCTACCTCATAAAGAGGGGCTGCCGCGGAAGGGCGCTGGTGCGCCCGAGAGTCATCGTCTCGGTCCCCGCCGACGTGACCGAGGTGGAGCGCAGAGCGGTGATCGACGCGACGATTGAGGCGGGCGCCCGGGCGGCGTTTCTCATAGAGGAGCCTGTGGCGGCGGCCATCGGAGTCGGCCTTCCCGTGCAAGAGCCGACCGGGAGCATGGTCGTGGATGTCGGCGGGGGCATGACCAATGCTGCCGTGATCTCGCTGGGCGGAATCGTCTCCGGCTGCTCTGTGAGGGTGGGCGGCGACGACATGGACGAGGCGATCGTTCGGCACGTGCGGCGGAACTACAACCTAATGATCGGCGAGAGGACCGCTGAGGACGTGAAAATCGGCATCGGCTCGGTTTGGCCTCTGGAGGAAGAGCTCTCGATGGAGGTGCGCGGGAGAGACTACGTCACAGGCCTACCCAAGAGCATCATCCTGGCGTCGCAGGAGGTACGGGAGGCTCTGTCAGAGCCGATGGCGGCGATCGCCGCAGGCGTTCGTAGCACCCTTGAGAACACTCCGCCGGAGCTCATAGGCGACGTGATAGACAAGGAGATAGTCGTTACGGGTGGAGGAGCCCTGCTACGCGGAATAGACCGCTACATCTCCAAGGAGACAGGAATGCCGGTGCGATGCGCGGACAATCCGCTCATGAGCGTTGTGATGGGTGCGGGCAAAGCGCTGGAGGAGATCGACCTCCTGGAACGCGTGGCGAACGCGTCTCGGAGAGGGAGGTAG
- a CDS encoding BON domain-containing protein, whose amino-acid sequence MGDGDEDRRLAETVLESIRNDDGLSAYEINVSAHDGVVRLGGIVDVLAEKMRAEEVAAKVEGVVAVENDLTVCTDGQITDDDVDFEVSEELRLDPQVNVARIYAESKRGVVHLYGEADSLDRRNAAVAAAARARGVKDIVSHIKVTGEDERGGPIEGDRAGVKGTSPQDADLH is encoded by the coding sequence ATGGGAGACGGTGACGAAGATCGCCGCCTGGCTGAAACCGTACTAGAGTCCATCAGGAATGATGACGGTCTTAGTGCGTACGAAATAAACGTCAGCGCGCACGACGGAGTCGTCCGTCTCGGCGGCATCGTGGACGTCTTGGCTGAGAAGATGAGAGCGGAGGAAGTGGCCGCCAAAGTCGAAGGTGTCGTCGCTGTGGAAAACGACCTCACTGTCTGCACGGATGGCCAGATCACGGACGATGACGTCGACTTCGAGGTCTCGGAGGAGTTGAGACTCGATCCCCAGGTAAACGTGGCCCGGATCTACGCGGAGAGCAAGCGCGGGGTCGTCCACCTGTACGGTGAGGCGGACTCTCTCGATCGCAGGAACGCGGCAGTTGCGGCGGCCGCAAGGGCACGAGGAGTCAAGGACATCGTGAGTCACATAAAGGTAACAGGCGAGGACGAGCGGGGAGGTCCGATCGAGGGTGACCGGGCTGGGGTCAAAGGCACTTCGCCGCAGGACGCTGACTTGCACTAG